From a region of the Acinetobacter calcoaceticus genome:
- a CDS encoding threonine ammonia-lyase — translation MIQQQVKNGFPTLDDVHAAAERLEGLVVKTPFVFSETISKTLGAEMWLKFENLQFTASFKERGALNKLLCLSDQEKQNGVIAASAGNHAQGVAYHAQRTGVTATIVMPKSTPNVKVQRVREYGARVILHGQDFSEAAAEMHRIAQEESLTIIHPFDDAEIIAGQGTIALEMLAAVPDLDILVVPIGGGGLISGIAIAAKAINPKIKIIGVQSVVYPSMAKLLCNYQLAVSMGSTVAEGIAVKTPGELTTQVAKEYVDDIVVVTEDMIEEAIALLLNIEKTVCEGAGATGIAAIMSRPDLFLGHKLGVVLSGGNIDTRVMVSVLQRHLTRTGRMVRIRVELPDNPGALARLTAIIAEQGGNIYELRHERFAATSRAKESAVSVDVELKSASDLDLLIQAMQLEGYIVRKEEI, via the coding sequence ATGATACAGCAACAGGTTAAAAATGGGTTTCCAACATTAGATGATGTTCATGCTGCCGCAGAGCGTTTGGAAGGTTTAGTCGTAAAAACTCCTTTTGTTTTCTCAGAAACCATTTCTAAAACCTTAGGGGCTGAAATGTGGCTGAAATTTGAAAACTTACAATTTACAGCTTCTTTTAAAGAACGGGGCGCACTGAATAAACTGCTGTGTTTATCTGATCAAGAAAAACAAAATGGCGTTATTGCAGCTTCGGCAGGTAATCATGCGCAAGGTGTAGCCTATCATGCTCAGCGCACAGGTGTAACAGCGACCATTGTGATGCCGAAGTCTACGCCTAATGTAAAAGTGCAGCGAGTGCGTGAATATGGAGCACGGGTAATTTTACATGGGCAAGATTTTTCTGAAGCTGCTGCTGAAATGCATCGCATTGCTCAAGAAGAGTCTTTAACGATTATCCACCCGTTTGATGATGCAGAAATCATTGCAGGTCAAGGAACCATTGCACTCGAAATGCTTGCAGCTGTGCCTGATCTAGACATTTTAGTGGTGCCAATTGGTGGCGGTGGCTTAATTTCAGGTATTGCGATTGCTGCCAAAGCCATAAATCCAAAAATTAAAATTATTGGGGTGCAGTCAGTCGTTTACCCAAGTATGGCTAAGTTGCTTTGTAACTATCAACTTGCTGTTTCAATGGGTTCAACAGTTGCTGAAGGTATTGCAGTTAAAACCCCAGGTGAGCTTACGACCCAAGTTGCTAAAGAATATGTTGATGACATTGTTGTTGTCACCGAAGATATGATTGAAGAGGCAATTGCGCTGTTACTCAATATTGAAAAAACAGTCTGTGAAGGGGCAGGTGCGACAGGTATTGCTGCAATTATGTCTCGTCCAGATCTATTTTTAGGTCATAAATTGGGTGTGGTGCTGTCTGGTGGCAATATTGATACACGTGTTATGGTCTCTGTATTGCAACGTCACTTAACGCGTACAGGTCGTATGGTTCGTATTCGTGTTGAATTACCAGACAATCCGGGGGCTTTAGCTCGTTTAACCGCAATTATTGCTGAGCAAGGCGGTAATATTTATGAACTTCGCCATGAGCGATTCGCGGCTACAAGCCGTGCTAAGGAAAGTGCAGTAAGTGTTGACGTTGAGCTTAAAAGTGCCTCAGACCTAGATTTGCTCATTCAGGCAATGCAGTTGGAAGGTTATATTGTCCGTAAAGAAGAGATTTAA
- a CDS encoding DUF4850 domain-containing protein: protein MKKLYFLLCIALVSTASITHAEVKSFTPHFPKFYSSAATRKADNQFYKLGEAKFLNSVTVPFYGVTALSPTDDGLLKDFEKCTLKNCRFNFKLDAQHAKQLKLLALPEIGLVLVPRNWQNVQANAGANGSGFALAMSTDQKQAIELYDSSFCVGCGLPNATLYFPELLKESLENEFGGYKDSKKLINIVHPSKKVAFFSYQIPQLNNKTHGIAKYYDEDTFNYKDIQVTLDKSQQSLVGPILNFYNATH, encoded by the coding sequence ATGAAAAAACTATATTTTTTACTATGTATCGCATTAGTGAGTACAGCTTCAATTACACATGCCGAAGTAAAAAGCTTTACACCCCATTTCCCAAAGTTTTATAGCTCTGCCGCAACCCGCAAAGCAGATAATCAGTTCTACAAGCTTGGAGAGGCAAAATTTTTAAATAGCGTTACAGTACCGTTTTATGGTGTTACTGCGCTAAGCCCAACAGATGATGGGTTACTTAAAGATTTTGAAAAATGCACACTAAAAAATTGCCGCTTTAATTTTAAACTCGATGCTCAACATGCCAAGCAGCTTAAGCTTCTTGCATTACCTGAAATAGGGTTAGTGCTTGTGCCTAGGAATTGGCAAAACGTGCAGGCAAATGCAGGTGCCAACGGTAGCGGTTTTGCTTTAGCGATGAGTACAGATCAAAAACAGGCCATAGAACTTTACGATTCTTCTTTTTGTGTCGGCTGCGGACTACCAAACGCAACGCTCTATTTTCCAGAGCTTTTAAAAGAAAGTCTTGAAAATGAGTTTGGTGGTTATAAAGACTCTAAAAAACTGATCAATATTGTTCATCCATCAAAGAAAGTGGCTTTTTTTAGTTATCAAATTCCCCAACTTAATAATAAAACACATGGCATTGCGAAATATTACGACGAAGACACGTTTAACTATAAAGATATTCAGGTGACCTTAGATAAATCGCAACAGTCTTTGGTTGGCCCTATTCTCAACTTTTATAACGCAACTCATTAA
- the sbmA gene encoding peptide antibiotic transporter SbmA, giving the protein MFKSFFPSPRYFFISVVVWLALNMVLWYTGGDHWGEYLGFPHGYVDAELPIGVSRFWSPAFLWFYLWFLVSTALFAGFWKIISNNPWQRWSIWGSAFILFNIWFAVQVSVAINAWYVPFWDLIQKMLSNGGGNVSALYSETLVFLYIAMVAVTLAVINAFFTSHYVFRWRTAMNEYYTEHWEKLRHVEGASQRVQEDTMRFATILEDLGVELVKALITLIAFLPILFQLSKHVPVLPIVGELNHSLVWAAIVWSIFGTVLLMVVGVKLPGLQFNNQKVEAAYRKELVYGEDHADRAKPATLRELFSNVRKNYFRLYFHYAYFNMTAIWYGQLDVLYNLVVLFPSIAAGKLTLGLIQQIANVFGRVRESFQYLISSWKTIIELLSIYKRLKAFESILHK; this is encoded by the coding sequence ATGTTCAAATCATTTTTTCCATCACCACGATATTTTTTTATATCAGTGGTCGTTTGGCTCGCGCTAAATATGGTGCTCTGGTATACAGGTGGGGATCATTGGGGGGAGTATTTAGGCTTTCCTCATGGTTATGTAGATGCTGAGTTACCTATTGGTGTAAGTCGATTTTGGTCACCTGCATTTTTATGGTTCTATCTCTGGTTTTTAGTCTCTACTGCTCTTTTTGCTGGTTTTTGGAAAATTATTTCTAATAATCCATGGCAGCGTTGGTCTATATGGGGTTCTGCATTTATTTTGTTCAATATCTGGTTTGCTGTTCAGGTCAGTGTTGCAATTAATGCATGGTATGTACCATTTTGGGATTTAATCCAGAAGATGCTTTCCAATGGGGGGGGGAATGTTTCGGCACTTTATAGCGAGACCTTAGTGTTTCTTTATATTGCAATGGTGGCTGTAACTCTAGCCGTGATTAATGCTTTTTTTACCAGTCATTATGTATTTCGTTGGCGTACGGCAATGAATGAATACTACACAGAACATTGGGAAAAGCTGCGTCATGTAGAAGGTGCCTCACAACGTGTGCAAGAAGATACAATGCGTTTTGCAACTATTTTGGAAGATTTAGGAGTCGAATTGGTAAAAGCTCTAATTACTTTAATTGCTTTCTTACCCATTTTATTCCAATTGTCTAAACATGTGCCTGTTTTACCCATTGTTGGTGAGTTAAATCATTCTTTAGTATGGGCTGCAATAGTATGGTCAATTTTCGGTACCGTTCTGTTAATGGTCGTAGGCGTAAAGTTACCAGGCTTGCAATTTAATAATCAGAAAGTTGAAGCAGCCTATCGTAAAGAGTTAGTCTATGGCGAAGACCATGCAGACCGCGCAAAACCTGCTACCTTACGTGAGCTATTTAGTAACGTACGTAAAAACTATTTTAGACTTTATTTCCACTATGCCTATTTTAATATGACGGCAATTTGGTATGGCCAACTTGATGTTCTGTACAACTTGGTTGTCCTTTTTCCATCGATTGCTGCTGGTAAACTTACATTAGGTTTAATTCAACAAATTGCAAATGTGTTTGGGCGTGTACGTGAATCTTTCCAATATTTAATTAGTTCATGGAAAACAATTATTGAACTACTTTCAATTTATAAGCGTTTAAAAGCCTTTGAATCGATATTACACAAATAA
- a CDS encoding DUF1176 domain-containing protein, with protein MKKMLSICCLAVMSSYSFAQEIKGISFSHQEWEISCSNTGTCKAAGYQNEENGDNPASLLLVRQAGPKQPVQAEFALSDYEQSLPASQLKNIHFYVNGKDLGTVTVDGVELPLMGKLNNSQVNALLQQSKQRTEIVFKNAQHQWKISDAGMTAVLLKMDDFQKRVGTVGALVKKGNANESKVLAAQPKLIVKHVKTAAKPYLTLQSNSKQYQAIHRSLMAAQANPKEQGFCEGIYGGSDGSEPQKIELYKLTNKRVLATTLCWRGAYNEGNGAWVLDESLTGKATFVTETASDFDSGIISSAQKGRGIGDCWASEEWVWDGQKFVHTKDMWTGMCKGLAAGGVWELDKIESIVK; from the coding sequence ATGAAAAAAATGCTTTCAATCTGCTGTTTAGCAGTGATGAGTTCTTATAGTTTTGCTCAAGAAATAAAAGGTATTTCATTTTCACACCAAGAATGGGAAATTTCTTGTAGCAACACAGGAACTTGTAAGGCGGCAGGTTATCAAAATGAAGAAAATGGTGATAATCCAGCGTCGCTGCTATTGGTGCGTCAAGCGGGCCCAAAGCAACCTGTACAGGCTGAATTTGCTTTATCGGACTACGAACAAAGCTTGCCTGCAAGTCAGCTTAAAAATATCCACTTTTATGTGAATGGCAAAGATTTAGGCACCGTTACTGTAGATGGTGTTGAGCTGCCATTAATGGGTAAATTGAACAATTCGCAAGTCAACGCTTTACTCCAGCAGTCTAAACAAAGAACTGAAATTGTATTTAAAAATGCACAGCATCAATGGAAAATTTCTGATGCAGGAATGACTGCTGTTTTATTAAAAATGGATGATTTTCAAAAGCGTGTAGGAACGGTCGGTGCTTTGGTTAAAAAGGGAAATGCTAATGAATCAAAAGTGTTGGCAGCCCAACCCAAATTAATTGTAAAGCATGTCAAAACTGCGGCTAAGCCATATTTGACGTTACAGTCAAACAGTAAACAATATCAAGCAATACACCGTAGCTTGATGGCAGCTCAAGCGAACCCTAAAGAACAAGGTTTTTGCGAGGGAATCTATGGTGGTAGCGATGGATCTGAGCCGCAGAAAATTGAACTTTATAAACTTACCAATAAGAGAGTTTTAGCAACTACTCTATGTTGGAGAGGCGCCTATAACGAAGGGAATGGTGCTTGGGTACTTGATGAGTCTTTGACTGGTAAAGCCACTTTTGTAACTGAGACAGCATCGGATTTTGACAGTGGAATTATTAGTAGCGCTCAAAAGGGAAGAGGCATTGGAGATTGCTGGGCAAGTGAAGAATGGGTGTGGGATGGACAAAAGTTTGTACATACGAAAGATATGTGGACAGGTATGTGCAAAGGTTTGGCAGCAGGGGGCGTATGGGAGCTTGATAAAATTGAGTCTATTGTCAAATAG
- a CDS encoding patatin-like phospholipase family protein, with the protein MKQLKLWVLGLSIVLAGCQTTTHLSAALKSPTAEAYARSVDQPFARIKKQQKRPVVALVLGSGGARGYAHIGVIEVLEQHGIRPDFIVGTSAGSIVGALYASGKSPAQLRDTALKMKAGDVRDISIGLKGFFDGKKVENYVNQQVNNMPLEKMKIPMYVVATELKHGTKTVFNYGNTGQAVRASASIPSMFVPTKIGKSEYVDGGLVSPVPVEVARDLGADVIIAVDILAQPIYTETSNVWGLFNQNINIMQGRLAAEELQYADVVIQPDLREKAHIFDVKGREATMKSGIDAANAKLSDIQFAIDEKIAEQNLSTDGLSAQTQ; encoded by the coding sequence ATGAAACAGCTTAAATTGTGGGTTCTCGGACTCTCTATTGTGTTGGCAGGGTGCCAGACCACTACACACTTATCTGCTGCTCTAAAATCACCAACAGCGGAGGCTTATGCTCGCTCTGTTGATCAGCCATTTGCGCGAATTAAAAAACAGCAAAAACGTCCAGTTGTTGCGCTCGTATTGGGTAGCGGTGGAGCACGAGGTTATGCTCATATCGGTGTTATTGAGGTTTTAGAACAACATGGTATTCGGCCAGATTTTATTGTAGGTACCAGTGCCGGTAGTATTGTTGGAGCACTTTATGCAAGCGGTAAAAGTCCTGCTCAATTACGTGATACCGCATTAAAAATGAAAGCTGGCGATGTGCGTGATATTAGTATCGGGCTAAAAGGTTTTTTTGATGGTAAAAAAGTAGAAAACTACGTTAACCAGCAAGTTAACAACATGCCACTCGAAAAAATGAAAATTCCAATGTATGTAGTTGCAACAGAATTAAAGCATGGCACTAAAACTGTATTTAACTATGGCAATACGGGACAAGCGGTTAGGGCATCTGCTTCAATTCCAAGTATGTTTGTACCCACTAAAATTGGCAAATCTGAATATGTAGATGGCGGCTTAGTCAGTCCAGTACCCGTTGAAGTCGCACGAGATTTAGGCGCTGATGTGATTATTGCGGTTGATATTTTAGCTCAGCCTATTTATACAGAAACATCGAATGTCTGGGGACTGTTTAACCAGAATATTAATATTATGCAAGGTCGCCTAGCGGCAGAAGAATTACAATATGCAGATGTTGTTATTCAGCCAGATTTAAGAGAAAAAGCGCATATTTTTGATGTGAAAGGCCGTGAAGCCACCATGAAATCTGGCATAGATGCAGCTAACGCTAAACTTTCCGATATTCAATTTGCAATTGATGAAAAAATAGCTGAACAAAATTTATCTACGGATGGTTTGAGCGCACAAACCCAATGA